Genomic window (Microbacterium oxydans):
GTTCATCGACACCCCGGGTCACGAGGCGTTCACCGCCATGCGTGCCCGTGGTGCGCAGGTCACCGACCTCGCGATCCTCGTGGTCGCCGCCGACGACGGCATCATGCCGCAGACGGTCGAGGCGCTGAACCACGCCCAGGCGGCGAACGTGCCGATCGTGGTCGCGGTGAACAAGGTCGACAAGCCCGACGCCAACCCCTCGAAGGTGCGTCAGCAGCTGACCGAGTACGGTCTGGTCGCCGAGGAGTTCGGTGGCGACGTCATGTTCGTCGACGTCTCCGCTCGTGCGAACACCGGTATCCAGGACCTCCTGGACGCCGTGCTGCTCACCGCCGACGCCGGTCTCGACCTGACCGCCAACCCGAACAAGGCCGCTCGCGGTGTCGCCATCGAGGCGAAGCTCGACAAGGGTCGCGGTTCGGTCGCCACGGTGCTGATCCAGTCCGGAACGCTCCGGGTCGGTGACGCGATCGTCGCGGGTACGGCATACGGCCGTGTGCGTGCGATGGCGGATGAGAACGGCGAGCAGGTCCTCGAGGCCTACCCGTCGCGTCCGGTCCAGGTGCAGGGTCTCAACTCCGTGCCCCGCGCCGGCGACGTCTTCATCGTCACCGAGGAAGACCGCATGGCCCGCCAGATCGCTGAGAAGCGTGAAGCAGTCGAGCGCAACGCCCAGCTGGCCAAGGCCCGCAAGCGCATCTCGCTCGAGGACTTCACCCGTGCTCTCGAAGAGGGCAAGGTCGAGTCGCTCAACCTCATCATCAAGGGTGACGTCTCCGGTGCCGTCGAGGCGCTGGAGGAGTCGCTCCTCAAGATCGAGGTCGACGACTCGGTGCAGCTGCGCATCATCCACCGCGGTGTCGGTGCGATCACCGAGTCCGACGTGAACCTGGCGACGATCGACAACGCGATCATCGTGGGCTTCAACGTCCGTCCCGACACGAAGGCGCGCGAGCGCGCCGCTCGCGAGGGCGTGGACATCCGCTTCTACTCCGTCATCTACAACGCGATCGACGAGATCGAGAGCTCGCTCAAGGGCATGCTCAAGCCGGAGTACGAAGAGGTCCAGTCGGGTGTCGCCGAGATCCGCGAGGTGTTCCGCTCCTCGAAGTTCGGCAACATCGCCGGTGTCATCGTGCGGTCGGGAACGATCACGCGAAACGCCAAGGCTCGCGTCATCCGCGACGGCGTCGTGCTGGCCGATGGCCTCGCCATCGAGTCGCTGCGTCGCTTCAAGGACGATGTCACCGAGGTCCGTACGGACTACGAGGCCGGTATCGGCCTCGGCAAGTACAACGACATCCAGATCGGTGATGAGATCGAGACGACCGAGCTCGTCGAGAAGCCTCGCGGCTGATCAATTCGAAACACCTTCGGGCGTCCCTTCGCTCCCGCTCCTTCCGGAGCGCGGAGTCGGGGGACGCCCTGAGGGTTCCTGGACAGGGAGAGAACAATGGCAGGCGAACGACAGGCCCGTCTCGCGGATCGCATCCGCGTGATCCTCGCCGAGCGGCTGGAGAAGGGGCTGCGCGACCCGCGCCTCGGCTTCGTCACGATCACCGATGTCCGCGTGAGCGGCGACCTCCAGCACGCATCCGTGTTCTACACGGTGCTGGGCACCGAGGAGGAGCGCGTCGCGAGCGGCGCGGCACTGACCTCGGCGACGGGGATGCTGCGCAGCGAGGTAGGCCGGCAGCTGAGCACGCGTCTCGTGCCGACGCTGGAGTTCATCCCCGATGCGCTTCCGGAGAACGCGGACCACATCGGTGCGCTGCTCCGCGAGGCCCAGCAGCGGGATGCCGACGTCGCGAAGCTCGCGTCCTCCGCATCGCACGCCGGCGACGCCGACCCCTACCGCACGGACGACGACTCGGAGTGAGCGCCGTTTGATACGCTCGGCTTCGCGGGATCGCCTCCCGCGAAGCTGAGGGGGATCGGCATCGAGGGAACGAGCGCGTCCGGGGGCCTCTTCGTCGCGCCCGCCGTGGTCGAGCTGATCCTCGAGGAGCTGCTCCGTCTGGATCTCGGCTGCGCCCCGCACGTGGTCTCGCGGCTGACGGCCGACCTGGATGCCGATGTCGTGGCCGTCCGAGAGGTCGTCCAGCGACTCTCGCCCGCGCAGCGACACGGCCAGCGTCCGCTGCCGGAACCGCTGCCGCTCGTGCCCGCGGTCGCGCGCAGATTCGCGGGCCTCGACCTCGAAGCCCGTGATCGCGAGCTGATCCTCGCGCTTTCGGTGAGCCTTTCCGACGCGCTCGAACCGTTTCTCGAGTTCGACGGGAGGACGGCGACGGAGATCGCGTCGACCCCGGTGGGGGACCACCTCACGCTGCGCGCCGGCCGTGCGCGTCTCGCCGACGCGCGCCTGTCGATCTGGGTGCAGGCGACGACCTGCACCGCCGCGACGGCCGCCGTCCATGAGCGGCTGAGCGCGATCTTCCGACGTCGCGGTGATCGGCTCGGCACCGACTGGCACCGGGCGCGCGCGGCGCTCGAGGGCGATCCGGCGGCGGCACCCGAACTCACGGTCATCGCACGGCAGCTCAGCGAGTCGGGGCATCCTGATCGCGCTCTGCAGCTCGCTCGGGAGGCCGCACAGCACGCGGTCGGGACGGACCAGGACGAGGCCCGCCTCGTCGCGGGAGCCTCGGCCGTCGGAGCAGGATTCGCCGCAGAGGCCGTCGCCTGGCTGAGCGGCCTCTATCCCGACGCCGAGGAGAGCTGCCGTCTGCAGGGCCTCGGCGCGCTGGTGGTGGCGCAGTCCTTCCTCGGCGCGGTGCCGGAGGTGGAGCCGAGCGCTCTGCGTCCGACCACC
Coding sequences:
- the rbfA gene encoding 30S ribosome-binding factor RbfA, whose translation is MAGERQARLADRIRVILAERLEKGLRDPRLGFVTITDVRVSGDLQHASVFYTVLGTEEERVASGAALTSATGMLRSEVGRQLSTRLVPTLEFIPDALPENADHIGALLREAQQRDADVAKLASSASHAGDADPYRTDDDSE